In one window of Acidovorax sp. HDW3 DNA:
- the rplA gene encoding 50S ribosomal protein L1, which yields MAKLTKKQKALQGKVDATRLYPFAEAVALVKEAATAKFDESIDVAVQLGVDAKKSDQVVRGAVVLPHGTGKTTRVAVFAQGAKAEEAKAAGADIVGMDDLAAMVKAGDMPFDVVIAAPDAMRVVGTLGQILGPRGLMPNPKVGTVTPDVATAVKNAKAGQVQFRVDKAGIIHGTIGRRSFDNDKLQANLAALIDALNKAKPATSKGLYLRKVAVSSTMGVGVRVETQSIAA from the coding sequence ATGGCAAAGCTGACCAAGAAGCAAAAAGCCCTGCAGGGCAAGGTGGACGCCACCCGTCTGTACCCCTTTGCTGAGGCCGTGGCCCTGGTGAAGGAAGCCGCTACCGCCAAGTTCGATGAGTCCATCGACGTGGCCGTGCAGCTGGGCGTGGATGCCAAGAAGTCTGACCAAGTGGTGCGTGGCGCCGTCGTGCTGCCGCACGGCACGGGCAAGACCACCCGCGTGGCCGTGTTCGCCCAAGGTGCCAAGGCTGAAGAAGCCAAGGCCGCCGGCGCCGACATCGTCGGCATGGACGACCTGGCTGCCATGGTCAAGGCGGGCGACATGCCGTTTGACGTCGTCATCGCTGCACCGGATGCCATGCGCGTTGTGGGTACCCTGGGCCAAATCCTGGGCCCGCGCGGCCTGATGCCCAACCCCAAGGTTGGCACCGTGACGCCTGACGTGGCTACCGCAGTGAAGAACGCCAAGGCTGGCCAGGTGCAGTTCCGCGTGGACAAGGCCGGCATCATCCACGGCACCATTGGCCGCCGCTCGTTCGACAACGACAAGCTGCAAGCCAACCTGGCTGCCCTGATCGACGCCCTGAACAAGGCCAAGCCTGCAACCAGCAAGGGCCTGTACCTGCGCAAGGTGGCGGTGTCCTCGACCATGGGTGTCGGCGTGCGCGTCGAAACCCAATCCATCGCAGCCTGA
- the rplK gene encoding 50S ribosomal protein L11, whose amino-acid sequence MAKKIVGFIKLQVPAGKANPSPPIGPALGQRGLNIMEFCKAFNAQTQGVEPGLPLPVVITAFADKSFTFIIKTPPATVLIKKAIKLDKGSSNPLKAKVGKITRAQLEEIAKTKLKDMNAADVDAAVRTLAGSARSMGVTVEGL is encoded by the coding sequence ATGGCGAAGAAAATCGTCGGCTTCATCAAGCTGCAAGTGCCAGCTGGTAAAGCCAACCCCAGCCCCCCGATCGGCCCGGCCCTCGGCCAGCGCGGTCTCAACATCATGGAATTCTGCAAGGCGTTCAACGCCCAGACCCAAGGTGTCGAGCCCGGTCTGCCCTTGCCCGTGGTGATCACGGCGTTTGCTGACAAGAGCTTTACGTTCATTATCAAGACGCCGCCGGCCACCGTGCTGATCAAGAAGGCCATCAAGCTGGACAAAGGCTCCTCCAACCCCCTGAAGGCCAAGGTCGGCAAGATCACGCGCGCACAGCTCGAAGAGATCGCCAAGACCAAGCTCAAGGACATGAACGCCGCTGACGTGGACGCCGCTGTGCGCACGCTGGCCGGTTCTGCCCGTTCCATGGGCGTGACGGTGGAGGGCCTCTGA
- the nusG gene encoding transcription termination/antitermination protein NusG, with translation MSGSVEMSEVPEVAAAAVNPDLRWYIVHAYSGMEKAVERNITERINRAGMNAKFGRILVPTEEVVEMKNGQRKTTERRLFPGYVFVEMVMEDDTWHLVKHTSKVTGFVGGAKNRPAPISEAEVQKIVSQMQEGTEKPRHKIEFMAGEMVRVKEGPFTDFNGSVEEVNYEKSRLRVSVMIFGRSTPVELEFSQVEKT, from the coding sequence ATGAGCGGTTCCGTCGAGATGAGCGAAGTGCCAGAGGTTGCGGCTGCAGCGGTCAACCCCGATTTGCGCTGGTACATCGTCCATGCCTATTCGGGTATGGAGAAGGCGGTTGAGCGCAACATCACTGAGCGCATCAATCGCGCGGGCATGAATGCCAAGTTTGGCCGCATCCTGGTGCCGACCGAGGAAGTGGTCGAAATGAAGAACGGCCAGCGCAAGACCACCGAGCGCCGTTTGTTCCCGGGTTATGTCTTCGTTGAAATGGTGATGGAAGACGATACCTGGCACTTGGTGAAGCACACCAGCAAGGTGACCGGCTTTGTGGGTGGGGCGAAAAACCGTCCGGCGCCGATTTCTGAAGCAGAAGTCCAGAAAATCGTCAGCCAGATGCAAGAGGGTACTGAGAAGCCCCGTCACAAGATTGAATTCATGGCCGGCGAGATGGTGCGCGTCAAGGAAGGTCCGTTCACCGACTTCAATGGCTCGGTCGAGGAAGTCAACTACGAGAAGAGCCGCCTGCGCGTCTCGGTCATGATTTTTGGCCGCTCGACCCCGGTGGAGCTGGAGTTCTCCCAGGTTGAAAAAACCTGA
- the secE gene encoding preprotein translocase subunit SecE, protein MATTQIDTVSTGADKAKLAAVAALVVASIAGFYLLGKQGAIVQWLALVLGLAAAVGVFLTSEWGRQFVGFARDSVKEVKKVVWPTRKETTQMTLYVFAFVVLMALFLWFTDKTLEWVLYDLILGWRK, encoded by the coding sequence ATGGCCACTACTCAGATTGATACCGTCAGTACCGGCGCCGACAAGGCTAAGTTGGCCGCTGTCGCCGCGCTGGTGGTGGCTTCTATTGCTGGTTTTTACCTGCTTGGCAAACAAGGGGCCATTGTTCAGTGGCTGGCCTTGGTGCTTGGCTTGGCGGCGGCGGTGGGGGTGTTTTTGACCTCCGAGTGGGGGCGCCAGTTTGTTGGTTTTGCGCGTGATTCCGTCAAGGAAGTCAAGAAGGTCGTTTGGCCTACGCGCAAGGAGACAACGCAGATGACGCTGTATGTCTTTGCGTTCGTGGTGCTGATGGCGCTGTTTCTTTGGTTCACCGACAAGACCTTGGAATGGGTCTTGTACGACCTGATTTTGGGCTGGAGGAAGTGA
- the tuf gene encoding elongation factor Tu — MAKEKFERTKPHVNVGTIGHVDHGKTTLTAAIATVLSKKFGGEAKDYSQIDNAPEEKARGITINTSHVEYETAGRHYAHVDCPGHADYVKNMITGAAQMDGAILVCSAADGPMPQTREHILLARQVGVPYIIVFLNKCDMVDDEELLELVEMEVRELLSKYSFPGDDTPIIRGSAKLALEGDTGKLGEEAIMKLAEALDTYIPTPERAVDGAFLMPVEDVFSISGRGTVVTGRVERGIIKVGEEIEIVGIRDTQKTTCTGVEMFRKLLDQGQAGDNVGLLLRGTKREDVERGQVLCKPGSIKPHTHFTAEVYVLSKDEGGRHTPFFNNYRPQFYFRTTDVTGSIELPADKEMVMPGDNVSITVKLINPIAMEEGLRFAIREGGRTVGAGVVAKIIA; from the coding sequence ATGGCAAAAGAGAAATTTGAGCGGACTAAGCCGCACGTCAACGTTGGCACCATCGGCCACGTGGACCATGGCAAGACCACGCTGACCGCAGCGATCGCCACCGTGCTGTCCAAGAAGTTCGGCGGCGAAGCCAAGGACTACTCGCAGATCGACAACGCGCCCGAAGAAAAGGCCCGTGGCATCACCATCAACACCTCGCACGTCGAGTACGAAACCGCTGGCCGCCACTACGCCCACGTGGACTGCCCCGGCCACGCCGACTACGTGAAGAACATGATCACCGGCGCTGCCCAGATGGACGGCGCCATCCTGGTGTGCTCGGCCGCTGACGGCCCGATGCCCCAGACCCGTGAGCACATCCTGCTGGCCCGCCAGGTGGGCGTGCCCTACATCATCGTGTTCCTGAACAAGTGCGACATGGTGGACGACGAAGAGCTGCTCGAACTCGTCGAAATGGAAGTGCGCGAACTGCTGTCGAAGTACAGCTTCCCCGGCGACGACACCCCCATCATCCGTGGCTCGGCCAAGCTGGCCCTGGAAGGCGACACCGGCAAGCTCGGCGAAGAGGCCATCATGAAGCTGGCCGAAGCCCTGGACACCTACATCCCCACGCCTGAGCGCGCTGTGGACGGTGCCTTCCTGATGCCCGTGGAAGACGTGTTCTCCATCTCTGGCCGTGGCACCGTGGTGACCGGCCGCGTCGAGCGCGGCATCATCAAGGTCGGCGAGGAAATCGAAATCGTCGGCATCCGCGACACGCAAAAGACCACCTGCACGGGCGTGGAAATGTTCCGCAAGCTGCTCGACCAGGGCCAGGCTGGCGACAACGTCGGTCTGCTGCTGCGCGGCACCAAGCGCGAAGACGTCGAGCGCGGCCAAGTGCTGTGCAAGCCCGGCTCCATCAAGCCGCACACCCACTTCACGGCTGAGGTGTACGTGCTCTCCAAGGACGAAGGCGGCCGCCACACCCCGTTCTTCAACAACTACCGTCCGCAGTTCTACTTCCGCACGACCGACGTCACCGGCTCCATCGAGCTGCCGGCCGACAAGGAAATGGTCATGCCTGGCGACAACGTGTCGATCACCGTCAAGCTGATCAACCCCATCGCCATGGAAGAAGGTCTGCGCTTCGCTATCCGCGAAGGTGGCCGTACCGTCGGCGCCGGCGTGGTTGCCAAGATCATTGCGTAA
- a CDS encoding TetR family transcriptional regulator encodes MVRRTKEDAEATRSSLLDAAERVFYDKGVSRASLADIAQAAGATRGAVYWHFKDKVDLFGVMMDRVTLPLECSYGAPGQGASVVPLQRLREAILAVLRAVVCDERARRVFEIAMYKVEYVQELVAVRDRHVHACAGFRGKLQEDLVAAAQQQGLLLVMSPEVAALGLWALFDGLLQGWMLGAGGFDLLAVGQASMDAYLRGLGFDLTQACHNPPLAPR; translated from the coding sequence ATGGTGCGCCGTACCAAGGAAGATGCGGAGGCAACCCGCAGTAGCCTGCTCGATGCGGCAGAGCGGGTGTTTTATGACAAGGGTGTGTCCCGGGCTTCGCTGGCTGATATTGCACAGGCGGCGGGGGCAACGCGCGGTGCGGTGTATTGGCATTTCAAGGACAAGGTGGACTTGTTCGGTGTCATGATGGATCGGGTCACGTTGCCGCTGGAGTGCAGCTATGGTGCGCCGGGGCAGGGGGCGTCCGTAGTGCCGTTGCAGCGTTTGCGCGAGGCCATTTTGGCCGTGTTGCGCGCGGTGGTGTGTGACGAGCGTGCGCGCCGGGTCTTTGAAATCGCCATGTACAAGGTGGAGTATGTGCAAGAGCTCGTGGCGGTGCGTGACCGACACGTTCATGCCTGTGCCGGCTTCCGTGGCAAGCTGCAAGAGGATTTGGTGGCGGCGGCGCAGCAGCAGGGTTTGCTGTTGGTAATGTCGCCAGAGGTGGCGGCGCTGGGGTTGTGGGCGCTGTTCGATGGCTTGCTGCAGGGTTGGATGCTGGGGGCGGGCGGCTTTGATTTGCTGGCAGTGGGGCAGGCGTCGATGGATGCTTACCTGCGTGGCTTGGGTTTTGATCTGACGCAGGCGTGCCATAATCCGCCGCTTGCGCCCCGCTAG